A window of the Pseudoliparis swirei isolate HS2019 ecotype Mariana Trench chromosome 13, NWPU_hadal_v1, whole genome shotgun sequence genome harbors these coding sequences:
- the LOC130203795 gene encoding integrin alpha-X-like isoform X4, protein MDWRITTAVFVSVLKATLSFNIEPVAWRTLTQPAAGFGYQVVQRPSDLLVSAPLHQYSQRGRGKIYKCSTESCSELSIPMVDFAVNMSLGLTMTNDPSTQNTLACGPTIPKDCKSITMYSGACFQIDRFNRVTGPVPSSLGDCRSADIAFLLDGSGSVSRPDFNIMKIFVKNLVRSLLPLDTKFAIAQFSSYPKVHFYFDDFLSGTGSWEQKVDNIQQQRQSTFTARAIKYVVSNVFTPTKGSRSDVKRILIVITDGESHDRNLLSSAAALAEKENIVRFAIGVGGAFNNVDAKNELDIIASSPNENVFRVESFDALEKIRKSLQAKLFSIEGSQTSGESLKLEMAQEGFSAVYVPEGIQIAIVGANVWKGGYLQYSMSTGIKRGSYESNIEADSYLGYSMAVANTKQGPLTIIGAPRYQHRGVVMTVFQNTNQKRIDPFPWQFQIGEYFGAAVCAMDVDLDSYTDLILISAPMFIDTDREGRVYVCTLTSLNVECHLDSPSVLRGDASASGRFGSSLAVLPDLNADGLGDLAVGAPLEDDGQGGVYIFHGAGGGGIHSAYSQRIAASEVRSGLKFFGMSISQSSFDQSNDFLPDLAVGSKGAVVLLRSKPIVMVEATVSFSPNQISTQNSDCSTLLTNTATICFTMTRHSRVEKAEARISYNLTLDSTRKVPSNRASYVDTKQREMRGTVNLVLQQLECVTLVFDIEACPEDSLNPINNELKFAFEGLPVGQNPSPSLAQQAQTTSFHPLGFEINCGSDNKCVDNLKVDFNFTRSLEVKVGIDELLDVTVSLENSEENSYNSHLILTYPVGLSFRKYTVLQGRIECNSLDSEDGVTRGKTDCTVNMPILKSNTKVFFIVSYGIETNSKLDRSIFVSANATSGNQEHSSSSELYKMKRINVKYSIFATIESSLSYSNFSFGKNNLHKPVQHSITVTNDIRALNLTVAIRVPVKLGDKDIWLDSSRLQIPDCQRDKDEEPNDTDFIAKIQKNKLVQVHGKTGEEQVHHLCQPKFWMDRADWTSICQILPDEHGQSGVRQKTVHLFFNGFL, encoded by the exons ATGGACTGGAGAATTACTACAGCTGTATTTGTGTCAG TGTTAAAAGCTACACTTAGTTTTAACATCGAGCCCGTGGCCTGGAGGACGCTGACTCAGCCGGCTGCAGGTTTCGGGTACCAGGTGGTCCAGAGGCCATCCGA CTTGCTggtcagtgctcctcttcaccAGTACtcacaaagaggaagaggaaagataTATAAATGCTCCACCGAGTCATGCAGTGAACTATCGATTCCCA TGGTGGACTTTGCAGTGAACATGTCTCTTGGTTTGACGATGACAAATGATCCCTCCACACAAAACACGTTG GCGTGTGGTCCAACCATCCCGAAGGACTGCAAAAGTATCACCATGTACAGCGGTGCATGCTTCCAGATAGACCGTTTTAATCGAGTTACAGGTCCTGTCCCGTCTTCTCTTGGAG ACTGCCGATCAGCAGACATTGCATTTTTGTTGGATGGCTCTGGCAGTGTGTCAAGACCAGATTTTAACATAATGAAGATTTTTGTAAAAAATCTGGTCCGCTCCCTCCTGCCTCTTGACACGAAG tttgcCATTGCCCAATTCTCCAGTTATCCCAAAGTCCATTTCTACTTCGATGATTTTCTCTCTGGAACTGGATCATGGGAACAGAAAGTTGATAACATTCAACAACAAAGGCAATCAACGTTCACAGCTAGAGCCATTAAATATGTGGT CTCAAACGTTTTCACACCAACAAAAGGTTCCAggtcagatgtgaagagaatCTTGATCGTCATTACCGATGGAGAGTCCCACGACCGGAATCTTTTGTCGTCTGCAGCCGCGTTAGCTGAGAAGGAAAATATCGTTCGATTTGCTATTGGA GTGGGTGGCGCATTTAACAATGTTGATGCAAAAAATGAACTGGACATCATTGCATCTTCTCCCAACGAAAACGTGTTTCGAGTGGAGAGTTTTGACGCGCTTGAAAAAATAAGGAAAAGTTTGCAAGCCAAACTCTTTTCCATTGAAG GATCGCAAACAAGTGGAGAGTCACTGAAACTGGAAATGGCTCAAGAGGGATTCAGCGCAGTTTATGTGCCTGAG GGCATTCAGATAGCTATTGTTGGTGCTAATGTGTGGAAAGGAGGCTACCTCCAATACTCGATGTCGACCGGCATCAAGAGGGGCTCCTATGAATCCAACATCGAAGCTGACAGCTATCTGG GTTACTCGATGGCCGTCGCCAACACGAAGCAAGGCCCGTTGACAATTATCGGCGCTCCAAGATATCAACACCGGGGAGTTGTGATGACAGTTTTCCAAAACACGAATCAAAAAAGGATTGATCCCTTTCCATGGCAG TTTCAGATTGGTGAATATTTTGGAGCCGCTGTCTGTGCGATGGACGTGGATCTGGACTCCTACACTGACCTCATCCTCATCTCTGCCCCCATGTTCATTGACACTGACAGAGAGGGAAGAGTTTACGTTTGCACCTTAACGTCTTTG AATGTGGAGTGTCACTTAGACTCTCCGTCAGTCCTCAGAGGAGATGCATCTGCCAGTGGAAGGTTCGGGTCTTCTCTCGCTGTCCTGCCGGACCTCAACGCAGACGGCCTCGGCGACTTGGCAGTCGGAGCGCCTTTGGAGGACGACGGTCAAGGCGGCGTCTACATATTCCAcggcgcaggaggaggaggaatacatTCTGCCTACTCACAG AGAATAGCTGCCTCTGAAGTCCGGTCGGGACTCAAGTTCTTCGGCATGTCGATCAGTCAGTCGTCTTTTGACCAAAGTAATGACTTTCTGCCTGACTTGGCGGTGGGTTCAAAGGGCGCCGTTGTCTTACTTCG ATCAAAGCCAATTGTCATGGTGGAAGCTACAGTGTCGTTCAGCCCAAACCAAATCTCCACTCAAAACTCAGACTGCTCGACACTGTTGACGAACACAGCGACCATCTGCTTCACCATGACCAGACACTCGAGAGTAGAGAAAG CTGAAGCAAGGATTAGTTATAATCTAACGCTGGACTCCACCCGCAAAGTCCCAAGCAACCGGGCCTCCTACGTTGACACGAAACAacgagagatgagaggaacagTTAATCTTGTTTTACAGCAGCTTGAATGCGTAACTTTGGTATTTGATATCGAG GCTTGTCCAGAAGATTCTCTAAATCCGATTAATAATGAACTCAAATTCGCATTTGAAGGTTTACCTGTCGGCCAAAATCCAAGTCCAAGTCTCGCCCAGCAGGCGCAGACAACAAGCTTTCATCCT TTAGGGTTCGAGATTAATTGCGGCTCGGACAATAAATGTGTTGATAACCTGAAAGTGGATTTCAACTTCACCAG ATCCTTAGAGGTTAAAGTGGGCATTGATGAACTGTTGGACGTCACCGTCTCATTGGAGAACAGCGAGGAGAACTCCTACAACAGCCATCTCATTCTCACATACCCGGTCGGACTCTCATTCAGGAAGTATACCGTTCTGCAG GGAAGAATTGAGTGCAACTCCTTGGACAGTGAAGATGGCGTAACGAGAGGAAAGACCGACTGCACTGTTAACATGCCGATTTTGAAGAGCAACACTAAG GTTTTCTTCATTGTCTCCTATGGGATCGAAACTAACAGTAAACTTGACAGGAGTATTTTTGTCTCTGCAAATGCGACCAG TGGGAATCAGGAGCACTCCAGCTCAAGTGAACTCTACAAAATGAAAAGGATAAATGTGAAGTACAGCATTTTTGCTACGATTGAAAG TTCCCTCAGCTACAGCAATTTCTCATTCGGCAAGAATAATCTGCACAAACCAGTCCAACACTCAATTACG GTTACAAATGATATAAGAGCTCTGAATTTAACCGTGGCGATCAGGGTGCCTGTGAAACTCGGTGATAAGGACATCTGGTTGGATTCCAGCCGTTTGCAG ATTCCAGACTGCCAAAGGGACAAAGATGAAGAACCCAATGACACCGATTTTATTGCCAAGATACAGAAAAATAAGTTAGTG CAGGTACATGGAAAGACTGGAGAGGAACAAGTACACCATCTCTGCCAACCTAAGTTCTGGATGGATAGAGCAG ATTGGACTTCAATCTGCCAAATTCTTCCTGACGAGCACGGCCAGTCTGGAGTACGACAGAAAACagttcatctttttttcaacgGGTTCTTATAA